The Verrucomicrobiota bacterium genome has a window encoding:
- a CDS encoding SDR family oxidoreductase, with protein MRVCVTGNDGYLGSLLAPELLKRGHEVIGLDTGFYKEGTLYRSGPVTAQTLVKDLRQVEAKDLQGVDAIVHMAELSNDPAGQLAPHITYEINHKGSVRLAELARSVGVQRFVYMSSCSVYGVSDQEFVDEESPVKPQTAYAECKTLVERDVKPMADDRFSPTFMRNATAYGASPRMRFDIVLNNLAGLAWTEKEIAMTSDGTPWRPLVHGLDIGRAIIAALEAPRESVHNQVFNVGDTAHNYRVKEIAEIVSEVFVGCRVTFGPASTDNRSYRVSFEKIRKHLPGFKCAWDARRGAQQLYDLFKRIDMPTEVFKHRTFTRLKQLEYLIRTQQIDEQFFWRE; from the coding sequence ATGCGTGTCTGTGTAACTGGTAATGATGGCTATCTGGGGTCTTTACTCGCGCCGGAATTGTTGAAGCGCGGTCATGAAGTGATCGGGCTCGACACCGGCTTCTACAAGGAGGGTACGTTGTACCGGAGCGGACCGGTGACGGCGCAAACGCTGGTCAAGGACCTCCGGCAGGTGGAGGCAAAGGATTTGCAAGGAGTTGATGCGATCGTCCACATGGCCGAACTCTCCAATGATCCCGCTGGTCAGTTGGCGCCACACATCACTTATGAGATCAACCACAAGGGTTCAGTCCGGCTGGCTGAGTTGGCTCGCTCGGTTGGCGTGCAACGCTTCGTGTACATGTCTTCCTGCAGTGTTTACGGAGTGTCCGATCAGGAATTTGTGGACGAAGAATCGCCCGTGAAACCGCAGACGGCTTACGCAGAATGCAAAACGCTCGTCGAGCGCGACGTGAAGCCAATGGCCGATGACCGGTTCTCGCCCACGTTCATGCGCAACGCCACCGCCTATGGAGCCTCACCGCGGATGCGCTTCGACATCGTGTTGAATAATCTCGCCGGGCTGGCGTGGACGGAGAAGGAAATCGCCATGACCAGCGACGGCACACCGTGGCGACCCCTGGTTCACGGCTTGGATATTGGTCGCGCCATTATTGCAGCGCTGGAGGCTCCGCGGGAATCGGTTCACAATCAGGTTTTTAACGTTGGTGATACGGCGCACAACTATCGGGTCAAGGAGATTGCCGAAATTGTGTCTGAGGTGTTCGTCGGCTGCCGCGTTACCTTCGGCCCGGCCAGCACTGACAATCGCAGCTACCGGGTTTCGTTTGAGAAAATTCGGAAGCATCTGCCGGGTTTCAAGTGCGCTTGGGACGCGCGGCGCGGCGCGCAACAGCTTTACGATTTATTCAAAAGAATCGACATGCCGACAGAGGTTTTCAAACATCGGACCTTCACACGCCTCAAGCAACTTGAATACCTGATCCGCACCCAGCAGATCGACGAACAATTCTTTTGGCGGGAGTGA
- the rfbB gene encoding dTDP-glucose 4,6-dehydratase — protein sequence MNLIVTGGAGFIGSNLIRHIIDQPEIDRLVNLDCLTYAGHLENLSDVEGHPKYVFEKVDLRDKAGVENVVRRHKITHVSHLAAESHVDRSIAGPDDFIQTNVIGTFNLLEACRAFWSGNCEARRFHHVSTDEVYGSLGATGKFTEETPYAPNSPYSASKAASDMLVRAYHHTYGLPTVVTNCSNNYGPFQYPEKLIPVVIQSALNRRPIPVYGDGMNVRDWLFVLDHAEALWTVLRRGGSGQTYNIGGNNEWPNLRIVEQICDLVDELRPGLGGNSRQLITFVKDRLGHDRRYAIDAGKVSSELGWEPRHDFAAGLRLTVAWYVEHSDWVGRVTGKLNGGQPEGPRVTEPVIVERR from the coding sequence ATGAACCTAATAGTGACAGGCGGCGCGGGATTCATCGGATCAAATCTGATCCGGCACATCATCGACCAACCGGAGATTGACCGGCTCGTCAATTTAGATTGCCTGACCTACGCTGGCCACTTGGAAAATTTGAGTGATGTCGAAGGGCATCCCAAGTACGTTTTCGAGAAGGTTGATCTGCGCGACAAAGCCGGCGTCGAGAACGTCGTGCGACGCCACAAGATCACGCACGTGTCGCATCTTGCTGCTGAATCGCACGTTGATCGGTCCATTGCCGGCCCGGACGATTTCATCCAAACTAATGTGATCGGCACGTTCAATCTGCTTGAGGCCTGTCGCGCGTTCTGGTCTGGCAACTGTGAAGCGCGGCGCTTCCATCACGTCTCCACGGATGAGGTGTACGGAAGCCTTGGCGCGACCGGGAAGTTCACCGAGGAAACTCCGTATGCGCCCAATTCTCCTTACTCCGCGAGCAAAGCCGCGTCCGACATGCTTGTGCGTGCCTACCATCACACCTATGGCTTGCCGACGGTCGTTACTAATTGCTCAAACAACTATGGTCCCTTCCAGTATCCGGAGAAACTCATCCCTGTGGTCATTCAAAGTGCGCTCAATCGCCGTCCGATCCCGGTGTACGGCGATGGCATGAACGTTCGAGATTGGTTATTTGTTCTGGACCATGCAGAAGCTCTGTGGACCGTTCTGCGACGCGGCGGCTCCGGCCAGACTTACAACATCGGCGGGAACAATGAATGGCCGAACCTGAGGATTGTGGAACAGATTTGCGATCTGGTTGATGAATTGCGGCCAGGGTTGGGTGGGAATTCAAGACAGCTCATCACGTTTGTGAAAGACCGCCTCGGTCATGATCGTCGTTATGCCATCGATGCCGGCAAGGTCAGCAGTGAACTGGGCTGGGAACCCCGGCATGATTTCGCTGCGGGACTTCGACTGACGGTTGCCTGGTATGTGGAGCATTCGGATTGGGTCGGCCGCGTGACGGGTAAACTTAATGGAGGGCAACCAGAGGGGCCGCGTGTGACAGAGCCGGTGATTGTCGAACGTCGTTGA
- a CDS encoding sugar nucleotide-binding protein, producing the protein MVLLLGASGYIGQAFANELKLRKFWLLPLSRAELDYTKFSVLLEFLQSRKPTFVINAAGHTGRPNVDACEDQKADTLQGNTLLPVTVAQACVAAGVPWAHISSGCIYSGGKVLRDGEWVVERNLNQPHLRELFRNEPDRFRGFVETDPSNFSFRSPPCSFYSGTKALAEEALASLEGGYIWRLRIPFDEFDNSRNYISKLLRYPRIYDNINSLSHRGDFARACLDLWQRQAPTGTYNVTNPGAVSATDAIKLIQEILRPQREFAFWSDDEEFYRLGARAPRSNCLLDVSKLLATGVRVRPVQEALREALATWQPEASQDSKATKAI; encoded by the coding sequence ATGGTACTTCTTTTAGGAGCCAGCGGATACATCGGTCAGGCCTTTGCAAACGAATTGAAGCTGCGCAAGTTCTGGCTGCTGCCGTTGTCCCGTGCGGAACTCGATTATACGAAGTTCAGCGTTTTGCTGGAATTCCTGCAATCGCGCAAGCCAACGTTCGTCATCAATGCCGCGGGCCACACCGGACGTCCCAATGTGGATGCCTGCGAGGACCAAAAGGCAGATACCCTCCAGGGAAACACGCTGCTTCCAGTGACGGTCGCGCAAGCCTGCGTGGCGGCGGGCGTGCCGTGGGCGCATATTTCGTCGGGCTGTATTTATTCGGGCGGCAAGGTCTTGAGAGATGGCGAGTGGGTTGTTGAGCGCAACCTGAACCAACCTCACCTTCGTGAACTGTTCAGAAACGAACCTGATCGCTTTCGCGGATTTGTCGAAACCGATCCATCCAACTTTTCGTTCCGCAGTCCGCCGTGCAGCTTCTATAGCGGGACCAAAGCGCTGGCTGAAGAAGCGCTGGCGTCCCTGGAGGGTGGATATATCTGGCGTTTGCGGATTCCCTTCGACGAATTCGACAACTCGCGAAACTACATTTCCAAACTGTTGCGCTACCCTCGAATCTACGACAACATCAATTCGCTTTCGCATCGTGGAGATTTCGCGAGGGCCTGCCTGGACCTTTGGCAGCGCCAGGCGCCAACCGGTACGTACAACGTCACGAATCCGGGGGCAGTGTCGGCCACCGACGCCATCAAGCTGATCCAGGAGATATTGCGCCCGCAGCGCGAGTTCGCGTTCTGGTCCGATGATGAAGAGTTTTACCGCTTGGGCGCAAGGGCACCGCGTTCCAACTGCCTTCTGGATGTCAGCAAGCTCTTGGCGACTGGAGTCCGGGTGCGGCCGGTGCAGGAGGCGCTCAGGGAAGCGCTCGCAACCTGGCAGCCCGAGGCGAGCCAGGACAGCAAAGCCACTAAAGCAATATGA
- the rfbA gene encoding glucose-1-phosphate thymidylyltransferase RfbA — protein MKGIILAGGAGTRLFPLTLVASKQLQPVYDKPMVYYPPTTLIEGGVRELCLISTPHDLPRFEMLLGNGRKWGLTIEYREQPKPQGIAQAFLVAESFIGDDPVALILGDNLFYGGDVFQKAFAEFRDGAIIFGYHVNDPERYGVVEFDERGRAISIEEKPKQPKGNYAVPGLYLYDNAVVSITKALKPSARGELEITDVNVEYLRRKQLRVFKLNRGFAWLDAGTSSSLHDASAFVQTIEKRAGVKIGCPEEAAFRRGFISRLDFETLVKTMPDCEYRAYLQGVVTESAAV, from the coding sequence ATGAAGGGCATAATTCTCGCGGGCGGTGCCGGAACCCGGTTATTTCCGCTGACACTCGTTGCCAGCAAACAGCTCCAGCCGGTTTATGACAAACCGATGGTGTATTATCCGCCGACCACGCTGATCGAGGGTGGCGTGCGCGAGCTTTGCCTGATTTCGACCCCGCATGATTTGCCCCGCTTCGAGATGTTACTGGGCAATGGCCGAAAATGGGGACTGACGATTGAGTATCGCGAGCAGCCCAAGCCGCAGGGCATTGCGCAGGCTTTTCTGGTGGCAGAAAGTTTCATCGGTGACGATCCAGTTGCGTTGATCTTGGGCGACAACTTGTTCTACGGCGGAGATGTTTTTCAAAAAGCCTTCGCGGAGTTTCGGGATGGCGCAATTATTTTTGGCTACCATGTGAACGATCCGGAACGCTACGGCGTGGTGGAATTCGACGAGCGGGGCCGCGCGATCTCGATCGAGGAGAAGCCCAAGCAGCCGAAAGGCAACTACGCGGTGCCGGGATTGTATCTCTACGACAACGCAGTCGTTTCCATCACCAAGGCGCTCAAACCCTCAGCCCGCGGCGAGTTGGAGATCACTGATGTCAACGTGGAGTATCTACGGAGAAAGCAGTTGCGCGTTTTCAAGTTGAACCGGGGTTTCGCCTGGCTGGACGCGGGCACGAGCAGCAGTTTGCACGACGCGTCGGCCTTTGTGCAAACCATTGAGAAACGCGCCGGTGTCAAGATCGGTTGTCCGGAGGAAGCGGCGTTCCGGCGCGGATTCATTTCTCGGCTGGATTTTGAAACCTTGGTGAAGACCATGCCCGACTGCGAATATCGGGCTTACTTGCAAGGCGTGGTGACGGAATCGGCGGCGGTTTGA